A DNA window from Verrucomicrobiota bacterium contains the following coding sequences:
- a CDS encoding LysM peptidoglycan-binding domain-containing protein translates to MERRARRRLDAWIVVAIVHVGIALLLISSTGGCGHSTKETGDTTMAPTPEDIDIRNVDTVYEVDDAPVVVSDRDDTVTHSVRSTTSVTPGNEVRYVVQAGDSLWKISRKFGVSVEAIADRNDISDTSLIREGRELWIPNPTKTVGQTPTSPATGTTTTPTVTETTVTDPAGTDPAGTDPTTTETMLIDTTTDTTVIDPVTGEATTPVETTPPVEPVNTGTVETIEYVVQPGDTLWKLAREYHTTTKIIMDLNGITDPRKMRAGDTILVPRPVGQ, encoded by the coding sequence ATGGAACGGCGAGCACGTCGGAGACTTGATGCCTGGATTGTTGTGGCCATTGTGCACGTGGGCATCGCCCTGCTGCTCATCTCGTCAACGGGCGGCTGCGGCCACTCGACCAAGGAAACCGGCGACACGACGATGGCGCCGACGCCCGAGGACATCGATATCAGGAACGTCGACACCGTCTATGAGGTTGACGACGCGCCCGTGGTCGTCAGTGATCGGGACGACACGGTCACTCACTCGGTGAGAAGCACCACGAGCGTCACGCCAGGCAACGAGGTTCGCTACGTTGTGCAGGCCGGCGACAGCCTCTGGAAAATCTCACGCAAGTTCGGCGTCAGTGTCGAGGCGATCGCTGACCGCAACGACATCAGCGACACGAGCCTGATCCGCGAGGGCCGTGAGCTGTGGATCCCAAACCCGACCAAGACGGTCGGCCAGACACCGACCAGTCCAGCCACAGGCACAACGACCACCCCGACGGTGACAGAGACCACTGTGACGGATCCAGCGGGAACGGACCCAGCGGGAACGGACCCAACGACGACGGAAACGATGCTCATCGACACGACGACCGACACGACTGTGATCGATCCGGTAACCGGTGAGGCCACGACGCCCGTCGAGACTACGCCGCCGGTCGAGCCGGTCAACACCGGCACGGTTGAGACGATCGAGTACGTCGTACAGCCGGGCGACACCCTCTGGAAGCTTGCCCGCGAGTACCACACGACGACGAAGATCATCATGGACCTCAACGGGATCACGGATCCTCGCAAGATGCGTGCGGGCGACACGATCCTCGTGCCGAGACCCGTCGGGCAGTAA
- the ftsW gene encoding putative lipid II flippase FtsW — translation MERERLLILLIVTLLMGIGFIMILNLGAYHRAPGEESDGRDLLRQQALWAALGLIAFAVASRLPYAVVVRFSPFVLVGVLGLLVLTHVGGIGVTRNGASRWVRFGPLEVQPAEMAKYALIIYFAGALARRQRRIDRPGSFVLLSLPLAAVGLLIIKQPDLSTTLLIACTTGLVFFCAGVPVRYLAGSAMLGVPFVVVKVLQSKYQLMRILALIDPLKYRFDYGYQQYQSLIALGSGGPFGVGLAASHQKLGYLTYAYNDFIAAIIGEEFGFLGICAVLLLYTALVLVGFRIAFRTQDLRGTLLAAGISSLIGLQAIIHIGVVSSTLPATGLNLPFVSFGGSNLFMNFIGLGILLNVSRATERVPRHQHGLRIGQRRLARA, via the coding sequence ATGGAACGCGAACGCCTGCTCATCCTGCTCATCGTTACGCTCCTGATGGGCATCGGGTTCATCATGATCCTCAACTTAGGCGCCTACCATCGTGCGCCCGGCGAGGAATCGGATGGGCGCGATCTGCTCCGGCAGCAGGCGTTGTGGGCCGCGCTCGGCCTCATCGCGTTCGCCGTCGCCTCCCGCCTTCCCTACGCTGTGGTGGTTCGGTTCAGTCCGTTTGTTCTTGTCGGTGTGCTTGGGCTGCTCGTGCTCACGCACGTTGGGGGAATCGGCGTCACGCGCAACGGCGCATCGCGCTGGGTACGCTTCGGGCCGCTTGAGGTTCAGCCGGCCGAGATGGCCAAGTACGCGCTCATCATCTACTTCGCCGGCGCGCTCGCTCGCCGGCAGCGGCGTATCGACCGGCCCGGCTCGTTCGTCCTGCTGAGTCTGCCGCTCGCCGCCGTCGGGCTGCTTATCATCAAGCAGCCCGACCTGAGCACGACGCTGCTCATCGCCTGCACGACGGGGCTGGTGTTCTTCTGCGCGGGCGTGCCCGTGCGGTACCTGGCCGGATCGGCGATGCTCGGCGTGCCGTTCGTCGTGGTCAAAGTGCTCCAGTCGAAGTACCAGCTCATGCGGATTCTGGCGCTCATCGATCCGCTCAAGTACCGCTTCGACTATGGTTACCAGCAGTACCAGTCGCTCATCGCGCTCGGCTCAGGCGGCCCATTCGGTGTCGGCTTGGCGGCAAGTCACCAGAAGCTGGGCTACCTGACCTATGCCTACAACGACTTCATCGCCGCGATCATCGGCGAGGAGTTCGGCTTCCTCGGGATCTGCGCCGTGCTGCTGCTCTACACGGCGTTGGTCCTCGTCGGGTTCCGGATCGCGTTTCGCACGCAGGATCTGCGCGGCACGCTGCTCGCCGCCGGAATCAGCTCGCTCATCGGCTTGCAGGCCATCATCCATATCGGCGTCGTCAGCTCGACGCTGCCGGCGACGGGTCTCAACCTGCCGTTTGTGAGCTTCGGTGGATCGAATCTATTCATGAACTTCATCGGTCTGGGCATCCTGCTCAACGTGAGCCGCGCCACCGAGCGCGTGCCGCGCCACCAGCACGGGCTCCGGATCGGTCAACGACGTCTCGCGCGCGCCTAG
- the murG gene encoding undecaprenyldiphospho-muramoylpentapeptide beta-N-acetylglucosaminyltransferase: MATVLVASGGTGGHLFPALALAAELVRRSASTRVAFVGAGRTRTAGPASGDAVTSAGFEWHAVPGRGLQRRNVLGLVPFAWDLTRGYVAARRLVRRLRPDVAVGFGNFGSVAPLVAAHRRGVPVVIHEANALAGKANRWLARYARTVAVQFERAADGLTLAPGGRVETVGMPVREALFGLPAKAEARRVYGLDESAFTLLVMGGSQGARRLNEVVCAMLPQLAAMTPHVQVVHLCGRPDEEAVRTAYAPGSVRHAVRAFEPQMERAYAAADCALCRAGAATLAELAVTGTPALLVPYPYATEAHQARNADVLAQGGAAYVAAQADFGSDAVLDFLRQMKDAQTREAMAASVRRFARPDATRRLADLVEEEMA, translated from the coding sequence ATGGCCACGGTGCTAGTAGCGAGCGGCGGCACGGGCGGGCACCTCTTTCCCGCACTCGCACTCGCCGCCGAGCTTGTCCGGCGCAGCGCCTCGACAAGGGTCGCCTTCGTCGGCGCGGGCCGCACGCGGACCGCAGGTCCGGCCTCGGGCGACGCGGTCACGAGCGCAGGATTTGAGTGGCACGCCGTGCCGGGGCGCGGCTTGCAGCGCCGCAACGTGCTTGGCCTGGTCCCATTCGCGTGGGACCTGACCCGTGGCTACGTGGCCGCACGTCGGCTCGTCCGGCGTCTGCGGCCCGACGTCGCCGTCGGGTTCGGCAACTTCGGTAGCGTGGCCCCGCTCGTAGCGGCGCACCGTCGTGGCGTCCCCGTCGTTATCCACGAGGCGAACGCTCTTGCCGGTAAGGCGAACCGCTGGCTTGCCCGCTACGCCCGGACGGTGGCCGTGCAGTTCGAGCGCGCAGCCGACGGGCTGACGCTCGCACCGGGGGGCCGCGTCGAGACGGTCGGCATGCCCGTGCGCGAGGCCTTGTTCGGCCTGCCGGCGAAAGCCGAGGCACGCCGCGTCTACGGGCTCGACGAGAGCGCATTCACGCTGCTGGTCATGGGCGGTAGCCAGGGCGCGCGACGGCTTAACGAGGTGGTCTGCGCCATGCTGCCGCAACTCGCGGCGATGACGCCGCACGTGCAGGTCGTCCACCTGTGCGGCCGGCCCGACGAGGAAGCGGTGCGGACCGCGTACGCCCCAGGCAGCGTACGGCATGCGGTGCGTGCGTTTGAACCGCAGATGGAACGCGCGTACGCCGCCGCCGATTGCGCGCTGTGCCGTGCGGGTGCCGCGACGCTCGCCGAACTGGCCGTGACCGGCACACCGGCGTTGCTCGTGCCGTATCCGTACGCGACCGAGGCGCATCAGGCGCGAAACGCTGACGTGCTCGCGCAGGGCGGGGCCGCATACGTCGCGGCTCAGGCGGACTTCGGGTCCGACGCAGTACTCGACTTTCTGCGACAGATGAAGGACGCGCAGACGCGGGAGGCGATGGCTGCCAGCGTCCGGCGCTTCGCCAGACCGGACGCAACAAGGCGACTCGCCGACCTCGTTGAGGAAGAGATGGCATGA
- a CDS encoding HEAT repeat domain-containing protein, producing MRIALDRGGVVLFLSVVVLWAGATAAPGNGDPAALRADALDTLADLVLSDEPLDPAVRNAAVMLLGEYGGAQHTAVLLQRLDASTSNEEKVAVVRALGRLGDTTAFPTLHALFTAPGVHRTTEDLAWSVPDAAAHALVELGDKGIDDVLEGLGGMDAQVRRRALHVIAHSGDLATVERLAPLAKDADRWVRLDVAEMLGTLGDATAVPALKPLLTDGDADVRLAAARSLARLGDAGGAKQLERAAHIETERALALRLLARLEPQQHLEALLDHMKDDVSEAELDDVAALLAACEPDDVVPRLLAACSDDDADLRAHAAAVLGRLRALDAVETLVTLLKDPSWDVRRDAAGALGRIGSKAARPGLESLAQQLKLRVRDASSAPAREACAVALVRLGDPDSAAPMCVFHVGERPSLAVSPEVAALVDGETIERALLGAIRQPDQGQPIERLLNDLHALGLTGSRAGGLAIEDLLHSRPYATMLAVNVPEVWAGLLDALGACAGPAAARTAAIYADDEIPLVRMAACRAILRLTSIEEQKGD from the coding sequence ATGAGGATTGCATTGGATAGAGGTGGAGTGGTCTTATTCCTCTCCGTCGTCGTGCTCTGGGCGGGTGCAACGGCCGCCCCGGGCAATGGGGATCCGGCCGCGTTGCGCGCCGACGCCCTCGACACGCTCGCGGACCTGGTCCTGTCGGACGAACCGCTTGATCCGGCCGTCCGCAACGCTGCCGTGATGCTGCTGGGCGAGTACGGTGGCGCGCAACACACCGCCGTGCTCCTGCAGCGCCTCGACGCCTCGACGAGCAACGAGGAGAAGGTTGCCGTTGTGCGGGCGCTCGGCCGGCTTGGCGACACAACCGCGTTCCCCACGCTGCACGCGCTATTCACCGCACCCGGTGTTCACCGGACCACCGAGGATCTCGCGTGGTCAGTGCCCGACGCGGCGGCCCACGCGCTCGTCGAACTCGGCGACAAGGGTATCGACGACGTGCTCGAAGGCCTTGGCGGCATGGACGCCCAGGTCCGGCGCCGCGCCCTCCATGTCATCGCGCATTCGGGGGACCTTGCCACGGTTGAACGACTCGCGCCGCTCGCCAAAGATGCCGACCGCTGGGTGCGTCTTGACGTCGCCGAAATGCTTGGCACTCTCGGCGACGCAACCGCCGTGCCCGCACTCAAGCCGCTGCTCACCGACGGCGACGCCGACGTCCGTCTCGCGGCCGCGCGGTCGCTCGCCCGGCTTGGCGACGCCGGCGGCGCCAAACAGCTCGAGCGCGCCGCGCACATCGAGACCGAGCGTGCCCTCGCCCTCCGCCTCCTCGCGCGGCTCGAACCCCAGCAGCACCTCGAGGCCCTGCTCGACCACATGAAGGACGACGTGAGCGAAGCAGAGCTCGACGACGTCGCCGCGTTGCTGGCCGCATGCGAGCCCGACGATGTTGTCCCGCGTCTGCTCGCCGCGTGCAGCGACGATGACGCCGATCTACGCGCGCACGCCGCCGCCGTCTTGGGCCGCCTGCGCGCCCTCGATGCCGTCGAGACGCTTGTCACGTTGCTCAAAGACCCGTCGTGGGACGTGCGCCGCGATGCCGCCGGCGCGCTGGGCCGGATCGGCTCGAAGGCGGCACGCCCAGGGCTCGAGTCGCTCGCGCAGCAACTCAAGCTCCGGGTACGCGACGCCTCGTCTGCGCCCGCGCGCGAGGCGTGTGCCGTCGCCTTAGTGCGCCTCGGCGATCCGGACAGCGCTGCGCCGATGTGCGTCTTCCATGTCGGTGAGCGACCGAGCCTCGCCGTGTCTCCCGAGGTCGCCGCGCTTGTCGACGGCGAGACAATCGAGCGCGCACTCCTCGGCGCGATCCGCCAGCCTGATCAAGGCCAGCCGATCGAGCGGTTGCTCAACGACCTGCACGCACTCGGGTTGACCGGCAGCCGCGCGGGGGGGCTTGCGATTGAGGACCTCCTGCACAGCCGGCCGTACGCGACGATGCTCGCGGTCAACGTGCCGGAGGTCTGGGCCGGGCTGCTCGACGCGCTTGGCGCGTGCGCCGGTCCGGCCGCGGCGAGGACAGCGGCCATCTACGCCGACGACGAGATTCCGCTTGTACGTATGGCCGCCTGTCGTGCGATACTCCGATTGACGAGCATCGAAGAACAGAAGGGGGACTGA
- a CDS encoding UDP-N-acetylmuramate--L-alanine ligase, which yields MTQHVRAHAHFIGIGGIGMSAIAQVLLRRGWRVSGTDAREGAMIDKLKRLGAEVAIGHHPRHLVGRPVVVYSSAISYDNPERLAARSRGLTQVRRATMLARAMEGSTGIVISGTHGKTTTTAMAALIFTEAGLDPTVVIGGELEALGGNARGGGGPHFIAEGDESDGSLVELQTKYGILTNIEEEHIGYFQDLDEIVEVFRTFVSRIPTDGLLYYAAEDRVLPRAVQGAACRTVGYGFGENAEIRASDVRPEGFGSSFELEVEKHNLGTIHLRVPGRHNVLNSLGPIALALECGASLDKIRAALQQFRGVARRFEVVGQIDDILVVDDYAHHPSEIRATLACARGIDPSRRVLGVFQPHRYSRTLHLHEHFSDAFEDCDELLLTDIYSAFEEPLAGVDGTMIRDAVVRHGRPPVRYFDTLQALGDALLDTVRPGDLVVTMGAGDIHTIATGLVEKLREKQAHVQ from the coding sequence ATGACTCAGCACGTTCGCGCGCACGCGCACTTCATCGGGATTGGCGGCATCGGCATGAGCGCCATCGCCCAAGTCCTCCTTCGGCGCGGCTGGCGCGTCTCCGGCACCGACGCGCGCGAAGGGGCCATGATCGACAAGCTCAAGCGCTTGGGTGCCGAGGTCGCCATCGGCCACCACCCACGACATCTCGTCGGGCGCCCCGTCGTCGTCTACTCGTCGGCAATCAGCTACGACAATCCAGAGCGGCTCGCTGCGCGCTCCCGGGGGCTGACCCAAGTACGCCGCGCCACAATGCTCGCCCGCGCCATGGAGGGCAGCACGGGCATTGTCATCTCCGGCACGCACGGCAAGACGACAACGACGGCCATGGCCGCGCTCATCTTCACCGAGGCCGGCCTTGACCCGACCGTCGTCATCGGCGGAGAGCTCGAGGCGCTCGGCGGCAATGCCCGCGGCGGCGGCGGCCCGCACTTCATCGCCGAAGGCGACGAGAGCGACGGGTCGCTCGTCGAGCTCCAGACCAAATACGGCATTCTCACGAACATCGAGGAAGAGCACATCGGCTACTTCCAGGACCTCGACGAGATCGTCGAGGTGTTTCGGACCTTCGTCAGCCGGATCCCCACCGACGGTCTCCTCTACTACGCCGCCGAAGACCGCGTCCTGCCGCGCGCTGTCCAGGGCGCCGCGTGCCGCACGGTGGGCTACGGGTTCGGCGAGAATGCCGAGATCCGTGCCTCCGACGTCAGGCCGGAAGGCTTCGGTTCCTCGTTCGAGCTCGAGGTCGAGAAGCACAACCTCGGCACCATCCACCTGCGCGTGCCGGGCCGTCACAACGTGCTCAACTCGCTCGGCCCGATCGCACTCGCGCTCGAGTGCGGCGCGTCGCTCGACAAGATCCGCGCGGCGCTCCAGCAGTTCCGCGGCGTCGCACGGCGCTTCGAGGTCGTCGGCCAGATTGACGATATTCTCGTCGTGGACGACTACGCCCACCACCCGAGCGAGATCCGCGCCACGCTCGCGTGCGCGCGCGGCATCGACCCGTCGCGCCGCGTGCTCGGCGTATTCCAGCCGCACCGCTACAGCCGCACGCTGCACCTGCACGAGCACTTCTCCGACGCCTTCGAGGACTGCGACGAGCTGCTGCTCACCGACATCTACAGCGCGTTCGAGGAGCCGCTTGCGGGCGTCGACGGCACGATGATCCGTGACGCCGTCGTGCGCCACGGCCGGCCGCCCGTGCGCTACTTCGACACGCTGCAGGCGCTCGGCGACGCCCTGCTCGATACGGTGCGGCCCGGCGATCTGGTGGTCACGATGGGCGCGGGCGATATCCACACGATCGCCACCGGTCTCGTCGAGAAACTGAGAGAGAAGCAGGCCCATGTCCAGTGA
- a CDS encoding D-alanine--D-alanine ligase: MSSEHTLRQKRRVCIVYGGRSGEHEVSIRSAISVSSALDRRRYEVGTIAITKAGEWVPGVTPLDFCATEPPVATAEAIGFLGKFDLIFPVLHGPYGEDGTIQGLFEMLDLPYVGAGVLGSALAMDKAVAKLLFAYHGLPVVPHLEVSRREWRADGMAVVNRVIEQIGFPCFTKPANLGSSVGISKVHDADELRRGLDAAAEHDRKLLVEKAINAREIECSVLGNDAPQASVCGEIVPCRGWYDYEAKYIDERSELLIPAPIEPEQQAAIQQLAVEAFRSLDCSGMARADFFLCRDTGAIYLNELNTIPGFTTISMYPKLWEASGLPYPELLDQLIELGFERYADRAVGTRARIGEER, translated from the coding sequence ATGTCCAGTGAGCACACACTCCGGCAGAAGCGCCGCGTCTGCATCGTCTACGGCGGCCGCTCGGGGGAGCACGAGGTATCGATCCGTTCGGCGATCTCCGTGAGCAGCGCGCTCGACCGGCGCCGCTACGAGGTCGGCACTATCGCTATCACCAAGGCAGGCGAGTGGGTACCCGGCGTAACGCCGCTCGATTTCTGCGCCACCGAACCGCCCGTGGCAACGGCCGAGGCGATCGGTTTCCTCGGCAAGTTCGATCTGATCTTCCCTGTGCTCCACGGGCCCTACGGCGAGGACGGCACGATCCAGGGGCTCTTCGAGATGCTCGATCTGCCGTACGTTGGTGCGGGCGTGCTCGGCTCGGCGCTGGCCATGGACAAGGCCGTGGCCAAGCTGCTCTTCGCCTACCACGGGCTGCCCGTCGTACCGCACCTTGAGGTAAGCCGCCGCGAGTGGCGCGCCGACGGGATGGCCGTTGTCAACCGCGTCATCGAGCAGATCGGCTTCCCGTGCTTCACCAAGCCAGCCAACCTCGGTTCGAGCGTCGGGATCTCGAAGGTGCACGACGCTGACGAGCTCCGGCGTGGCCTCGATGCGGCGGCCGAACACGACCGCAAGCTCCTCGTCGAGAAAGCCATCAACGCGCGCGAGATCGAGTGCAGCGTGCTCGGCAACGACGCGCCCCAGGCATCGGTCTGCGGCGAGATCGTCCCGTGCCGCGGGTGGTACGACTACGAGGCGAAGTACATCGACGAGCGTTCCGAGCTCCTCATTCCGGCGCCTATCGAGCCTGAGCAGCAAGCCGCCATCCAGCAGCTCGCCGTCGAGGCATTCCGCTCGCTCGACTGCTCGGGCATGGCACGCGCCGACTTCTTCCTGTGCCGCGATACAGGCGCCATCTACCTCAACGAGCTCAACACGATCCCCGGCTTCACCACGATCAGCATGTATCCGAAGCTCTGGGAGGCAAGCGGTCTGCCCTATCCCGAGCTGCTCGACCAGCTCATCGAGCTTGGCTTCGAACGCTACGCCGACCGCGCCGTCGGCACGCGCGCCCGCATTGGGGAGGAACGCTGA
- a CDS encoding FtsQ-type POTRA domain-containing protein, with amino-acid sequence MLRLFFVVAGTVVGLVLAGGGAYALVRHLHNSAEYVVHHIEVEGVSLLTADEVLKSAALEPEKPILSYNIRKARQVLLAEPMIREATVTRRLPDTIVVRVLERTPVARLALNNSQCLVDRDGFLLTDTGAQATLPVIVGVYVDIKDPAPGMQIRSEKLEAGLLVVALCKESPVLTEIGIVSVNVLSLGNVKLLPAPGPRVLPGAVVELGEGGFGKKLARLAVAIAHSEGKQLRRADFTRDRLPSFKFE; translated from the coding sequence GTGTTGCGCCTATTCTTCGTCGTAGCCGGTACGGTGGTGGGCCTCGTTCTCGCCGGCGGCGGTGCGTACGCCCTCGTTCGCCACCTCCACAACTCGGCCGAGTATGTCGTGCACCACATTGAGGTCGAGGGCGTCTCCTTGCTCACGGCAGACGAAGTGCTCAAGAGCGCCGCCCTTGAACCAGAGAAGCCGATCCTTTCGTACAACATCCGGAAAGCCCGGCAGGTCTTGCTCGCCGAGCCGATGATCCGCGAAGCCACGGTGACGCGCCGGCTGCCAGACACGATCGTTGTCCGTGTCCTCGAGCGCACGCCCGTCGCGCGGCTCGCGCTGAACAACTCGCAGTGTCTCGTTGACCGCGACGGCTTTCTCTTGACAGACACCGGAGCGCAGGCGACGCTTCCTGTTATTGTCGGGGTTTACGTCGACATCAAGGATCCGGCGCCTGGCATGCAGATCAGGAGCGAGAAGCTGGAAGCCGGGTTGCTCGTGGTCGCCTTGTGCAAGGAGTCGCCCGTGCTGACCGAGATCGGCATCGTCTCGGTCAACGTGCTCAGCTTGGGCAACGTGAAGCTTCTTCCGGCGCCTGGGCCGCGTGTGTTGCCCGGCGCCGTCGTTGAACTGGGCGAGGGCGGTTTTGGCAAGAAGCTGGCACGGCTCGCCGTAGCGATCGCCCATAGCGAGGGCAAGCAGCTTAGGCGCGCGGACTTCACCCGCGACAGATTGCCCTCGTTCAAGTTCGAGTAA
- the ftsA gene encoding cell division protein FtsA, with amino-acid sequence MRWRRNIVVGLDVGTTKTCTVVGEPTEDGRVRVLGVGTAPSRGLRRGEIVDVEETVASITQSIDEAERVSDTEIHSVFAGITGDHVQTKNARGVAPVETDSNEITQADIDRAIESAQAMARSIDREILHAVPSGFIVDGAADIRDPRGLCGRRIEVLVHLVTGALLSAQNLVKCINKAGFEVEDIVFQPLAAARAALTSTDRQVGVILIDVGGGTTDYTVFSDGSLRFSGVIGLGGDDINRDISRILRVPPSKAEEIKIKHGHAMPSHVKDEEIFTLPGTLDTKPHDESARLLADIIEARYREILQIAKDEIEQSECGHLIGSGIVLTGGTCLLKGSRDLARSVFNNMSTRLGKPLDITGNVEAIDSPLYATAVGLAQYGVEFRDSNEIVGHTGNAFNAVRGAMRRMGSWFKQRFKAAGL; translated from the coding sequence ATGCGTTGGCGTCGCAACATCGTCGTTGGGCTCGACGTGGGTACAACCAAGACGTGCACCGTCGTCGGTGAACCCACCGAGGACGGCCGCGTGCGCGTGCTCGGCGTCGGCACAGCACCCTCACGCGGGCTGCGCCGCGGCGAGATCGTGGACGTCGAGGAGACCGTCGCTTCGATCACGCAGTCGATCGACGAGGCCGAGCGCGTCTCTGACACGGAGATCCACTCGGTCTTCGCCGGCATCACAGGCGACCACGTGCAGACCAAGAACGCCCGCGGCGTCGCGCCCGTCGAGACCGATTCGAACGAGATCACCCAGGCCGACATCGACCGCGCCATCGAGTCGGCCCAGGCGATGGCGCGCTCGATCGACCGCGAGATCCTCCACGCCGTGCCGTCGGGCTTCATCGTCGACGGCGCCGCCGACATCCGCGACCCGCGCGGCCTGTGCGGACGGCGCATCGAGGTGCTCGTGCACCTTGTGACCGGTGCACTCCTCTCAGCCCAGAACCTCGTCAAGTGCATCAACAAGGCCGGCTTTGAGGTCGAGGACATCGTCTTCCAGCCCCTCGCCGCCGCCCGCGCCGCGCTCACGAGCACCGACCGCCAGGTCGGCGTCATCCTTATCGACGTCGGCGGCGGCACAACCGACTACACCGTCTTCAGCGACGGGAGCCTGCGCTTCAGCGGCGTCATTGGTCTCGGCGGCGACGACATCAACCGCGACATTTCGAGAATCCTGCGGGTCCCGCCCTCAAAGGCCGAGGAGATCAAAATCAAGCACGGCCACGCCATGCCCAGCCACGTCAAGGACGAGGAGATCTTCACGCTGCCGGGCACGCTCGACACCAAGCCGCACGATGAGTCGGCCCGGCTGCTGGCCGACATCATCGAGGCCCGCTACCGCGAGATCCTCCAGATCGCCAAGGACGAGATCGAGCAGAGCGAGTGCGGCCACCTGATCGGCTCGGGCATCGTGCTCACCGGCGGCACCTGTCTGCTCAAGGGCAGCCGCGATTTGGCGCGCAGCGTCTTCAACAACATGAGCACGCGGCTGGGCAAGCCGCTCGACATCACGGGCAATGTCGAGGCGATCGACAGCCCGCTCTACGCCACGGCCGTCGGCTTGGCCCAATACGGCGTCGAGTTCCGCGACTCGAACGAGATCGTCGGACATACAGGCAACGCCTTCAACGCCGTGCGCGGCGCGATGAGGCGCATGGGAAGCTGGTTCAAGCAACGGTTCAAGGCCGCGGGCCTGTAA
- the ftsZ gene encoding cell division protein FtsZ: MALEFVNTHERGARIKVIGIGGAGCNALNKMIASDIEGVDYIAVNTDMQALSTCMARERLQIGRNVTFGLGAGGDPELGRKAAEEDEDAIIEILEDAEIVFLTAGLGGGTGTGATPVIARIARDRGILTIAIVTKPFLFEGSIKQRYADDGLATLRSTIETVMTIPNQRLFEIAGTNLTIVEAFRITDQVLCRSVSAISTLILKPGMMNLDFAHIRTVMSIKGAAVLGFGEGHGPDKAMQAMREAIASPMMEQTEVAGAKGVLISLTCSADLKLHELNEATQIIREIAAPDANIIFGYNVEEEMQDSAVITLIATGLDDKAEPSAARAAERAKKKAERNVPDLFQEPAEPGSKPIAAAKTDRVLYRGEDLEEPAFLRRKRREHLG, encoded by the coding sequence ATGGCTCTCGAATTCGTCAACACCCACGAGCGCGGCGCACGCATCAAGGTCATCGGCATCGGCGGCGCCGGCTGCAACGCGCTCAACAAGATGATCGCCTCCGATATCGAAGGCGTCGATTACATCGCCGTCAACACCGACATGCAGGCGCTCTCGACCTGCATGGCGCGCGAACGGCTCCAGATCGGCCGCAACGTCACCTTCGGCCTCGGCGCCGGGGGCGATCCCGAGCTGGGCCGCAAGGCGGCCGAAGAAGACGAGGACGCCATCATCGAGATTCTCGAAGACGCCGAGATCGTCTTCCTTACCGCCGGCCTCGGCGGCGGCACCGGCACCGGCGCCACGCCCGTGATCGCCCGCATCGCGCGTGACCGTGGCATCCTCACCATCGCGATCGTCACCAAGCCGTTCCTGTTCGAGGGCAGCATCAAGCAGCGCTACGCCGACGACGGGCTGGCCACGCTGCGCTCGACGATCGAGACAGTGATGACCATCCCCAACCAGCGCCTGTTCGAAATCGCCGGCACAAACTTGACCATCGTCGAGGCGTTCCGTATCACCGATCAGGTGCTCTGCCGCAGTGTGAGCGCCATCTCGACACTCATCCTCAAGCCCGGCATGATGAACCTCGACTTCGCCCACATCCGCACCGTGATGTCGATCAAAGGCGCCGCCGTGCTCGGCTTTGGCGAAGGCCATGGTCCCGACAAGGCCATGCAGGCCATGCGCGAGGCGATCGCGAGCCCAATGATGGAGCAGACCGAGGTCGCCGGCGCCAAAGGCGTGCTCATCAGCCTCACCTGCAGCGCCGACCTCAAGCTTCACGAGCTCAATGAAGCGACGCAGATCATCCGTGAAATCGCCGCGCCCGATGCCAACATCATCTTCGGCTACAATGTCGAGGAGGAGATGCAGGACAGCGCCGTGATCACACTCATCGCCACCGGCTTGGACGACAAGGCCGAGCCGTCAGCCGCCCGGGCCGCCGAGCGGGCGAAGAAGAAAGCCGAGCGCAACGTCCCCGACCTGTTCCAGGAACCGGCCGAACCAGGGTCAAAACCTATCGCTGCCGCGAAGACCGACCGTGTCCTCTACCGCGGGGAAGACCTCGAAGAGCCCGCCTTCCTGCGTAGAAAACGCCGCGAGCATCTCGGCTAG